Below is a window of Flavobacterium sp. CFS9 DNA.
ACAAAACAAAACACACGGGGGATTAGCTCATTTGGCTAGAGCGCTACGCTGGCAGCGTAGAGGTGATCGGTTCGAATCCGATATTCTCCACTACTAATTTCACTAAAAAATACCCAAACGTCTGTTTGGGTATTTTTGTTTACAGCCATTATGATCTACACTTATATCATATACTCAAAAGCGCTTGACAAATATTATATCGGTTCCTGTCAGGATGTTGAAAAACGGCTTCAGGATCATTTAAACAGTAGAAGTAATTACACAAAAGTTGCCAAAGATTGGAAACTAAAATACTATGAAACTTTTCCAACCAGAAGTGAAGCCTGCAAAAGAGAATTACAAATCAAGAAAATGAAAAGTCGAAAATATATTGAAACTCTAATTGAAACAAAAGGCTAGAGTATCCCGATGCATCGGGAAGGTGACCGGTCCGAATCCGGTATTCTCCACAAAAAAACCGTATTACTTCATTGGAATACGGTTTTTTTTCGTTTCAAAGAAAACTTCTTATTGTTCATTTGCAGAATCTTCGGCATCTACTCTGTCTTTTTTAGCCTTTTTAAAATCATTATTTAAGAGATCCGTCAGTTTCTTTTTCTCCTTTTGATTCTTTCTGACTGTAAATACGACCACGATGATTACAACGAGCACTACGGCTCCTATTACTATCCAATTGATTTCCATAACTTTAATTTTGAGTTAAAAATAAAAATTTAGAAGTTTTACAACATTACCAAAAAGTTAAACCTTAACTTAAAAATCCAGAATCGAAAAATTGCTCACAAAAGAACAATCTTCTTACAATTCAATCTCTTAAGTTAGAAAGATTTATTTTAATATTTTCATAAAAACCGGAGCTAAACCCATAAATATAAGTTAAACCCTCCTGAAGAATAGAGATCAAAACTGATTTTTACTAGATTTGGTGCTTACCACTTTAAACGCCAAAAAAATGAAGAATTTAATTTTACTCCTAAGCTTAGTTTTACTTACCTCTTGTTCGTCAAACGACGAAGACACCCAAGGTG
It encodes the following:
- a CDS encoding GIY-YIG nuclease family protein, which translates into the protein MIYTYIIYSKALDKYYIGSCQDVEKRLQDHLNSRSNYTKVAKDWKLKYYETFPTRSEACKRELQIKKMKSRKYIETLIETKG